The Micromonospora krabiensis genome window below encodes:
- a CDS encoding helix-turn-helix transcriptional regulator produces MNEELLTVPEVLAELRVSRSTWFYWRQTGKGPRVIKLPNGQLRVRRSALGRWLGELEQDAA; encoded by the coding sequence TTGAACGAGGAACTGCTGACCGTGCCGGAAGTGCTCGCCGAACTGCGGGTGTCGCGCTCGACCTGGTTCTACTGGCGGCAGACCGGCAAGGGGCCACGGGTGATCAAGCTCCCGAACGGGCAGCTTCGGGTCCGCCGGTCCGCGCTCGGGCGGTGGCTCGGTGAGCTGGAGCAGGACGCGGCATGA